The following proteins are co-located in the Streptomyces sp. DT2A-34 genome:
- the infB gene encoding translation initiation factor IF-2 yields MAKVRVYELAKEFGVESKVVMAKLQELGEFVRSASSTIEAPVVRKLTDALQQGNGGGKPAPARKAAPARPAAPSPAQAARPAAPRPPAPKPAAAEKPAAPAAPAAPGPRPTPGPKPAPRPAPASPAPTTPEFTAPPSAPAAPAASQGQGQGSGPRPGAPRPAGQAPRPGAPRPGGPGQGGQGRGDRGDRPGAPRPGGGAQRPGGRPAGPRPGNNPFTSGGSTGMARPQAPRPGGAPRPGGPGGAGAPGGAPRPQGQGGPRPQGAAGGPRPQAPGGARPTPGGMPRPQGGGPRPGGGPGGPRPNPGMMPQRPAAGPRPGGGGPGGRGPGGGGRPGGGGGGGGRPGGGGFAGRPGGGGGGGFAGRPGGPGGGGGGFAGRPGGPGGGGGGRPGFGGRPGGPGGRGGTQGAFGRPGGPARRGRKSKRQRRQEYEAMQAPSVGGVMLPRGNGESIRLSRGASLTDFAEKINANPASLVAVMMNLGEMVTATQSVSDETLQLLADEMNYTIQIVSPEEEDRELLESFDIEFGEDEGDEEDLVVRPPVVTVMGHVDHGKTRLLDAIRKTNVIAGEAGGITQHIGAYQVATEVNDEERKITFIDTPGHEAFTAMRARGAKSTDIAILVVAANDGVMPQTVEALNHAKAAEVPIVVAVNKIDVEGADPTKVRGQLTEYGLVAEEYGGDTMFVDISAKQGLHIDSLLEAVILTADASLDLRANPNQDAQGISIESRLDRGRGAVSTVLVQRGTLRVGDTMVVGDAYGRVRAMHDDNGNNVTEAGPSTPVQVLGLTNVPGAGDNFLVVEEDRTARQIAEKRAARERNAAFAKRTRRVSLEDLDKVLKAGEVQQLNLIIKGDASGSVEALESSLLQLDVGEEVDIRVLHRGVGAVTESDIDLAMGSDAIVIGFNVRAAGRAQQMAEREGVDVRYYSVIYQAIEEIEAALKGMLKPEYEEVELGTAEIREVFKSSKLGNIAGVLIRSGEVKRNTKARLVRDGKVIAENLNIEGLRRFKDDVTEIREGFEGGINLGNFNDIKVDDVIATYEMREKPRA; encoded by the coding sequence ACGGACGCCCTCCAGCAGGGCAACGGAGGCGGCAAGCCCGCCCCCGCACGCAAGGCTGCTCCGGCCAGGCCGGCAGCCCCCTCTCCCGCGCAGGCTGCCCGTCCGGCCGCCCCACGCCCGCCGGCCCCCAAGCCGGCCGCCGCCGAGAAGCCCGCGGCTCCCGCCGCGCCGGCCGCTCCCGGCCCCCGTCCCACTCCGGGCCCGAAGCCCGCGCCGCGGCCCGCCCCGGCGTCCCCGGCTCCGACCACGCCCGAGTTCACGGCACCCCCGTCGGCTCCCGCCGCGCCGGCCGCCTCTCAGGGCCAGGGCCAGGGCTCCGGCCCGCGTCCGGGCGCCCCGCGTCCGGCCGGCCAGGCCCCGCGTCCCGGCGCCCCGCGTCCGGGTGGCCCCGGCCAGGGTGGCCAGGGCCGTGGTGACCGTGGCGACCGTCCCGGCGCTCCGCGTCCGGGTGGCGGCGCCCAGCGTCCCGGCGGTCGTCCGGCCGGTCCCCGTCCGGGCAACAACCCGTTCACCTCTGGTGGCTCCACCGGCATGGCGCGCCCGCAGGCGCCCCGTCCCGGCGGTGCCCCGCGTCCCGGTGGCCCGGGTGGCGCCGGTGCTCCCGGCGGCGCTCCGCGTCCGCAGGGCCAGGGCGGTCCCCGTCCCCAGGGCGCGGCGGGCGGTCCCCGTCCGCAGGCTCCGGGCGGCGCGCGTCCCACGCCGGGCGGCATGCCCCGTCCGCAGGGCGGCGGTCCTCGTCCCGGCGGCGGCCCCGGCGGCCCGCGTCCCAACCCCGGCATGATGCCGCAGCGTCCTGCTGCCGGCCCGCGTCCCGGCGGCGGTGGCCCCGGTGGCCGTGGTCCCGGTGGCGGCGGTCGTCCCGGTGGCGGTGGCGGTGGCGGCGGTCGTCCGGGCGGCGGCGGCTTCGCCGGTCGTCCCGGTGGCGGCGGTGGCGGCGGCTTCGCCGGTCGTCCCGGTGGTCCCGGTGGCGGTGGCGGCGGTTTCGCCGGTCGTCCCGGTGGTCCCGGCGGTGGCGGCGGTGGCCGTCCCGGCTTCGGTGGCCGTCCCGGTGGTCCCGGTGGCCGTGGTGGCACGCAGGGCGCCTTCGGTCGTCCCGGTGGTCCCGCGCGTCGTGGCCGTAAGTCGAAGCGGCAGAGGCGCCAGGAGTACGAGGCCATGCAGGCCCCGTCGGTCGGCGGCGTGATGCTGCCTCGCGGCAACGGCGAGTCCATTCGCCTGTCGCGCGGTGCGTCGCTCACCGACTTCGCGGAGAAGATCAACGCCAACCCGGCGTCCCTCGTCGCGGTCATGATGAACCTCGGCGAGATGGTCACGGCCACGCAGTCCGTCTCCGACGAGACGCTGCAGCTCCTCGCCGACGAGATGAACTACACGATTCAGATCGTCAGCCCCGAGGAGGAGGACCGCGAGCTGCTCGAGTCCTTCGACATCGAGTTCGGCGAGGACGAGGGCGACGAGGAAGACCTGGTGGTCCGTCCGCCGGTCGTCACCGTCATGGGTCACGTCGACCACGGTAAGACCCGACTGCTCGACGCCATCCGTAAGACGAACGTCATCGCGGGCGAGGCCGGCGGCATCACCCAGCACATCGGTGCCTACCAGGTCGCGACCGAGGTCAACGACGAAGAGCGCAAGATCACCTTCATCGACACCCCGGGTCACGAGGCGTTCACCGCCATGCGTGCCCGTGGTGCGAAGTCGACCGACATCGCGATCCTGGTCGTCGCGGCCAACGACGGCGTCATGCCGCAGACGGTCGAGGCGCTCAACCACGCCAAGGCGGCCGAGGTCCCGATCGTCGTCGCGGTCAACAAGATCGACGTCGAGGGTGCCGACCCGACCAAGGTGCGCGGTCAGCTCACCGAGTACGGGCTGGTGGCCGAGGAGTACGGCGGCGACACCATGTTCGTCGACATCTCCGCCAAGCAGGGTCTGCACATCGACTCCCTGCTGGAGGCCGTGATCCTCACGGCCGACGCCTCGCTCGACCTGCGGGCCAACCCGAACCAGGACGCGCAGGGCATCTCGATCGAGTCCCGCCTCGACCGCGGCCGCGGTGCCGTGTCGACGGTCCTCGTCCAGCGAGGCACGCTGCGGGTCGGCGACACGATGGTCGTGGGCGACGCCTACGGCCGAGTGCGCGCCATGCACGACGACAACGGCAACAACGTCACCGAGGCCGGCCCGTCGACGCCGGTGCAGGTCCTGGGCCTCACCAACGTCCCGGGTGCGGGCGACAACTTCCTCGTGGTCGAGGAGGACCGTACGGCCCGCCAGATCGCGGAGAAGCGTGCCGCTCGCGAGCGCAACGCGGCCTTCGCGAAGCGCACGCGCCGCGTGTCGCTGGAGGACCTGGACAAGGTGCTGAAGGCCGGCGAGGTCCAGCAGCTGAACCTGATCATCAAGGGTGACGCTTCCGGTTCCGTCGAGGCCCTCGAGTCCTCGCTGCTCCAGCTGGACGTCGGCGAAGAGGTCGACATCCGCGTCCTGCACCGCGGTGTCGGTGCGGTCACGGAGTCCGACATCGACCTGGCCATGGGCTCCGACGCCATCGTCATCGGCTTCAACGTCCGGGCAGCCGGCCGTGCGCAGCAGATGGCGGAGCGCGAGGGCGTGGACGTCCGGTACTACTCGGTCATCTACCAGGCGATCGAGGAGATCGAGGCGGCCCTCAAGGGCATGCTCAAGCCGGAGTACGAAGAGGTCGAGCTCGGTACGGCGGAGATCCGCGAGGTCTTCAAGTCGTCCAAGCTGGGCAACATCGCGGGTGTTCTCATCCGCTCCGGCGAGGTCAAGCGCAACACCAAGGCGCGCCTGGTCCGCGACGGCAAGGTCATCGCGGAGAACCTCAACATCGAGGGTCTGCGTCGCTTCAAGGACGACGTCACCGAGATCCGCGAAGGGTTCGAGGGCGGTATCAACCTCGGCAACTTCAACGACATCAAGGTCGACGACGTCATCGCGACGTACGAGATGCGGGAGAAGCCGCGGGCGTAA